The following are encoded together in the Paludisphaera mucosa genome:
- a CDS encoding transglutaminase-like domain-containing protein — MNRIRLRRPCSLILLTTLLAAQGAAARAQDSWDAVFLAGNKIGYIHIFIEKVSEKGRPLNRVRVDTVLSFRRGDDVVTQKMMYGTIETTEGEVLRLDTRTLTSDNEIRVYGDAVKGQMKLILEGTKQRQEQVIPWGPEVRGPYAAEQTMAKKPMAEGESRTLKMYIPDLNRIVDVELKAGANADIELGDGLKRPLRKVEQLATLDGKPRPELNAVLWVDAAGQVLKQDVDLLGGMTTYRTTEQGAKAPGGRIKYDQIRGTIVKSGREIPTPYQTQYVKYQVTLKDEDPAKVIPADRRQSVQSSGDGKSATLVIQSMGPNDGQAATAALGPEFLRPNGMITSADSRVKRLADRAVEKSVDPWDQAVRINHWVFQNMRSNFETTFAPASEAALNLTGDCTEHSVLAAAMSRAKGIPSRVAVGLIYVDNKQMKSKGFGFHMWHEVYVNNRWVALDSSFDQSQVDATHIKLSESSLEGVSPFESFLPILRVQGKVTIDPLELR, encoded by the coding sequence ATGAACCGGATTCGCCTACGCCGCCCGTGCTCGCTCATCCTGCTGACGACCCTCCTCGCCGCCCAGGGGGCCGCCGCCCGCGCGCAGGACTCGTGGGACGCCGTCTTCCTGGCCGGCAACAAGATCGGTTATATCCATATCTTCATCGAGAAGGTCAGCGAGAAGGGCCGGCCGCTCAACCGGGTCCGGGTCGACACGGTCCTGAGCTTCCGCCGCGGCGACGACGTAGTGACCCAGAAGATGATGTATGGCACGATCGAGACGACCGAGGGCGAGGTCCTCCGGCTCGACACGCGCACCCTCACCAGCGACAACGAGATCCGCGTGTACGGCGACGCCGTCAAGGGCCAGATGAAGCTGATCCTGGAGGGGACCAAGCAGCGCCAGGAGCAGGTCATCCCCTGGGGGCCCGAGGTCCGCGGCCCCTACGCCGCCGAGCAGACGATGGCGAAGAAGCCCATGGCCGAGGGCGAGAGCCGGACGCTCAAGATGTACATCCCCGACCTCAACCGCATCGTCGACGTCGAGCTGAAGGCGGGCGCGAACGCCGACATCGAGCTGGGCGACGGCCTCAAGCGGCCGCTGCGGAAGGTCGAGCAGCTTGCGACGCTCGACGGCAAGCCTCGCCCCGAGCTGAACGCCGTGCTCTGGGTCGACGCCGCCGGGCAAGTCCTCAAGCAGGACGTCGACCTCCTGGGCGGGATGACGACCTACCGTACCACCGAGCAGGGTGCCAAGGCCCCCGGCGGCCGGATCAAGTACGACCAGATCCGCGGCACCATCGTCAAGTCGGGCCGGGAGATCCCCACCCCGTACCAGACCCAGTACGTCAAATACCAGGTTACGCTGAAGGACGAGGATCCGGCCAAGGTGATCCCCGCCGACCGCAGGCAGTCGGTCCAGTCGTCCGGCGACGGCAAGTCGGCGACCCTGGTCATCCAGTCGATGGGTCCCAACGACGGCCAGGCGGCGACTGCGGCCCTCGGCCCCGAGTTCCTCCGCCCCAACGGGATGATCACGAGCGCCGACAGCCGCGTGAAGCGGCTCGCCGACCGGGCCGTCGAGAAGTCGGTCGACCCCTGGGATCAGGCGGTCCGCATCAACCACTGGGTCTTCCAGAACATGCGGAGCAACTTCGAGACGACTTTCGCGCCGGCCAGCGAGGCCGCGCTCAACCTCACCGGCGATTGCACCGAGCACTCGGTGCTGGCCGCCGCAATGTCGCGCGCCAAGGGCATCCCGTCGCGGGTCGCCGTGGGCCTGATCTACGTCGACAACAAGCAGATGAAGTCCAAGGGCTTCGGCTTCCACATGTGGCACGAGGTCTACGTCAACAACCGCTGGGTCGCCCTCGACTCCTCGTTCGACCAATCGCAGGTCGACGCCACCCACATCAAGCTGTCGGAATCGAGCCTCGAAGGGGTCTCGCCGTTCGAGTCGTTCCTGCCCATCCTCCGGGTCCAGGGAAAGGTGACGATCGATCCCCTGGAACTCCGCTGA
- a CDS encoding sugar ABC transporter substrate-binding protein, which translates to MLTTKRLHRLILFSFLPSLLSGCGTESTPTSSRGKAGSGKIGAVLPTFSHPFFLAMKDGMEAKAKELALDVDVRDGQDDDAKQIGQVETLLNLGCRAVILCPRDEDALTPAVEAANRANVPILAVNRRINGGDVVSYVGADDAEGGVLQGEELVRVLGPKGGRIIYLEGTEGSSPQRKRNAGLTAVLQKHPEIVIADSRFAGFQEDKAKGVMTDLVRRFKPGEIRAVVAQSDEMALPAAEVAQAEGWKDVVVLGFDGSKAAFEAVRDGRLESTVLQDPREQGAKAVEVMAAKLKGETIDREIVTPLRLINRASVDQHQPAY; encoded by the coding sequence ATGTTGACGACGAAGCGACTGCATCGGCTGATCCTGTTTTCGTTCCTGCCCTCCCTGCTCTCCGGATGCGGGACGGAGTCGACGCCGACTTCCTCCCGCGGGAAGGCCGGGTCGGGAAAGATCGGGGCGGTCCTTCCCACCTTCAGTCATCCCTTCTTCCTGGCGATGAAGGACGGGATGGAGGCCAAGGCGAAAGAGCTGGCCCTGGACGTCGACGTCCGCGACGGCCAGGACGACGACGCCAAGCAGATCGGCCAGGTCGAGACGCTGCTCAACCTGGGCTGCCGGGCCGTGATCCTCTGCCCCCGCGACGAGGACGCCCTGACCCCGGCCGTCGAGGCGGCCAACCGCGCCAACGTGCCAATCCTGGCCGTGAACCGCCGCATCAACGGCGGCGACGTCGTCAGCTATGTCGGGGCCGACGACGCCGAGGGGGGCGTCCTCCAGGGCGAGGAGCTGGTGCGGGTGCTCGGCCCTAAGGGGGGCCGGATCATCTACCTGGAAGGGACCGAGGGCTCCAGCCCCCAGCGCAAGCGGAACGCCGGCCTGACCGCGGTGCTCCAGAAGCATCCCGAGATCGTGATCGCCGACAGCCGGTTCGCCGGCTTCCAGGAGGATAAGGCCAAGGGGGTCATGACCGACCTCGTCCGCCGTTTCAAGCCCGGAGAGATCCGCGCCGTGGTCGCCCAGTCCGACGAGATGGCCCTCCCCGCCGCCGAGGTCGCGCAGGCCGAGGGTTGGAAGGACGTCGTCGTCCTGGGCTTCGACGGAAGCAAAGCGGCCTTCGAAGCCGTCCGCGACGGCCGCCTGGAATCCACGGTCCTCCAGGACCCCCGCGAGCAAGGCGCGAAGGCCGTCGAGGTCATGGCCGCCAAGCTCAAAGGCGAGACCATCGACCGTGAGATCGTCACCCCGCTCCGCCTCATCAACAGGGCGAGCGTCGACCAGCATCAGCCCGCATATTGA
- a CDS encoding NAD(P)H-hydrate dehydratase yields the protein MALKRVESIPRLLKRSPDGHKGNYGSILIIAGGRGMAGAAALCGASALRSGSGLVRVACPAEVQPTVASFEPSYMTYPLPCDGEGLVDFAASRPVLEKLVQKADVVAVGPGLGESDDVLELVRWAVESAGKPLVLDADALNALAKDVGLVDRLETPTVVTPHPGEFARLTGMTTKLAKAEREPRSAAFAARNANLVVVLKGGGTLVTDGDRVYVNTTGNPGMATGGAGDVLTGVVAAMLGQKLAAFEAAQLAVYAHGLAGDIARDDSGEVGLIAGDIADALPDAFHHGVREQEIDEEEDDVE from the coding sequence ATGGCATTGAAACGGGTCGAATCGATCCCGAGGCTCCTCAAGCGTTCCCCCGACGGCCACAAGGGGAATTACGGCTCCATCCTGATCATCGCCGGCGGCCGCGGCATGGCCGGCGCGGCGGCGCTCTGCGGGGCCTCGGCCCTGCGTTCCGGCTCGGGCCTCGTCCGCGTCGCCTGCCCGGCCGAGGTCCAGCCGACGGTGGCCTCGTTCGAGCCGTCGTACATGACCTATCCGCTCCCCTGCGACGGCGAGGGCCTCGTCGATTTCGCCGCCTCGCGGCCCGTCCTCGAAAAGCTCGTCCAGAAGGCCGACGTCGTGGCCGTCGGCCCCGGCCTGGGCGAGAGCGACGACGTCCTGGAACTGGTCCGCTGGGCCGTCGAATCGGCCGGCAAGCCGCTGGTCCTGGACGCCGACGCGCTCAACGCCCTGGCCAAGGACGTCGGCCTTGTGGACCGGCTTGAGACGCCGACCGTCGTGACGCCGCACCCCGGCGAGTTCGCGCGCTTGACGGGTATGACGACGAAGCTGGCGAAGGCCGAGCGCGAGCCTCGCTCGGCGGCCTTCGCGGCCCGGAATGCGAACCTGGTCGTCGTGCTCAAGGGGGGCGGCACGCTGGTGACGGACGGCGATCGCGTCTACGTGAACACGACCGGCAACCCCGGGATGGCGACCGGCGGCGCGGGCGACGTGCTGACCGGCGTCGTCGCCGCGATGCTGGGCCAGAAGCTGGCCGCCTTCGAGGCCGCCCAACTCGCCGTGTACGCCCACGGCCTCGCCGGCGACATCGCCCGGGACGACTCGGGCGAAGTCGGCCTCATCGCCGGCGACATCGCCGACGCCCTGCCTGACGCTTTTCACCATGGCGTCCGTGAGCAGGAAATCGACGAAGAGGAAGACGACGTCGAGTAA
- a CDS encoding GNAT family N-acetyltransferase: METLETERLILRQFRDSDLDAYAEMAADPEVMRYLGAGPMGRSEAWRNMAMILGHWRLRGFGMWAVEERDTGEMVGRVGCWRPEGWPGLEVGWTLRRAYWGRGYATEAARASLDVAFEQIGEPHVISMIHGDNLPSIRVARRLGMRLEGRTELFDDIPVAVYGIRRGRRPAPVAPKSP; the protein is encoded by the coding sequence ATGGAGACCCTTGAAACCGAGCGGTTGATCCTGCGCCAGTTCCGCGATTCCGACCTGGACGCCTACGCCGAGATGGCCGCCGACCCCGAGGTGATGCGTTACCTCGGGGCGGGCCCCATGGGCCGCTCGGAAGCCTGGCGCAACATGGCGATGATCCTGGGCCACTGGAGGCTGCGTGGCTTCGGGATGTGGGCCGTGGAGGAACGCGACACCGGCGAGATGGTCGGCCGAGTGGGCTGCTGGCGGCCGGAGGGCTGGCCCGGCCTGGAAGTCGGCTGGACCTTGCGGCGGGCTTATTGGGGCCGCGGCTACGCCACCGAGGCGGCCCGCGCCTCGCTGGACGTGGCGTTCGAGCAGATTGGCGAGCCTCACGTCATCAGCATGATCCACGGCGACAACCTGCCGTCGATCCGCGTCGCCCGCCGCCTGGGGATGCGGCTGGAAGGGCGGACCGAGCTTTTCGACGACATTCCGGTCGCGGTCTACGGGATAAGGCGCGGCCGGAGGCCGGCTCCAGTCGCGCCCAAGAGCCCCTAG
- a CDS encoding ABC transporter permease, whose protein sequence is MIPFKYNVRNLRVRWKTTLMTVVGTALLVASSCILFGLVEGLEHSLKVSGDPLDLIILRKGATAETTGGFEGKKADELLTLGGILRDADGPVGAKELLNIAVAERNAKTFNNLIIRGVQPASRKLRPDFKIVAGRDFEPGKGECIVSRSIARLYKGGQVGGQLVFGEKEKYRVVGVFTAGGSSAESEVWADLKDVERNTGRDGSVSCVQIRAADPKAFDQLRKDIEDGTQFRLAAIPESTYFAGQSESSLFLKGAGTLIAVLLTFGAMFAAANTMFSAVKSRTREIGTMRALGFSRGDVLFCFLGESVLLSLLGGALGLLATLPMSFLSIETSNFNTFASVTINFRFGPLVMAVALIMTLVMGLFGGMIPALRAVRLEVISALREL, encoded by the coding sequence ATGATCCCGTTCAAGTACAACGTCCGCAACCTCCGCGTGCGCTGGAAGACGACTCTCATGACGGTCGTCGGGACCGCGCTGCTGGTCGCCTCGTCGTGCATCCTGTTCGGCCTGGTCGAGGGGCTGGAGCACAGCCTGAAGGTCTCGGGCGACCCGCTCGACCTCATCATCCTGCGCAAGGGGGCGACGGCCGAGACCACCGGCGGCTTCGAGGGCAAGAAGGCCGACGAACTGCTCACGCTCGGCGGCATCCTCCGCGACGCCGACGGCCCGGTCGGCGCCAAGGAACTGCTCAACATCGCCGTCGCCGAGCGTAACGCCAAGACCTTCAACAACCTGATCATCCGCGGCGTCCAGCCCGCCTCGCGCAAGCTCCGGCCCGACTTCAAGATCGTGGCCGGCCGCGATTTCGAGCCCGGCAAGGGCGAGTGCATCGTCAGCCGGAGCATCGCCCGCCTCTACAAAGGGGGGCAGGTCGGCGGCCAGCTCGTCTTCGGCGAGAAGGAGAAATACCGCGTCGTCGGCGTGTTCACCGCTGGCGGCAGCTCGGCCGAGAGCGAGGTCTGGGCCGACCTCAAGGACGTCGAACGCAACACCGGCCGCGACGGCTCCGTCTCGTGCGTGCAGATCCGCGCCGCCGACCCCAAGGCGTTCGACCAGCTCCGCAAGGACATCGAGGACGGCACCCAGTTCCGCCTGGCGGCGATCCCCGAGTCGACCTATTTCGCGGGCCAGTCCGAGTCGAGCCTCTTCCTAAAGGGCGCGGGGACCCTCATCGCCGTCTTGTTGACTTTCGGGGCGATGTTCGCCGCGGCCAACACGATGTTCTCCGCGGTGAAGTCGCGGACCCGCGAGATCGGCACGATGCGCGCCCTAGGGTTCTCGCGCGGCGACGTGCTCTTCTGCTTCCTCGGAGAGTCGGTGCTGCTCAGCCTGCTGGGCGGCGCGCTCGGGTTGCTGGCGACCTTGCCGATGAGCTTCCTCTCGATCGAGACGTCGAATTTCAACACCTTCGCCTCGGTCACCATCAACTTCCGGTTCGGTCCGCTGGTCATGGCGGTCGCCCTGATCATGACCCTCGTCATGGGCCTCTTCGGCGGCATGATCCCCGCCCTCCGCGCGGTCAGGCTGGAAGTCATCTCGGCCCTCCGCGAGCTTTGA
- a CDS encoding YfaP family protein, whose amino-acid sequence MSTPPQERTGPGQTRAPIPVAYPPRDPRRAPRPAREAAAAFTSLSEPVAPLFANLRSVATLRSWGGSVGLHAVFLLLLAFWYFSPPLRPPIEFDSRIGGSPDGVAEGMTLLGGLRTPEDEIGMSEATLAPSPEPLLDLAPVEVGRIALKGRGGKPAAGGGAPNDNPGAGDGEGFGLARFGDGSERIRGIEVKVGDPQFTLIWDTDVDLDLHIIEPGGKEIFWEQRKGAQGGELDVDNTKGFGPENIYWLVAPAGADSAKIRGDGPPGVYRWFVAYYGGFGGISKPTQWQVRIKHAGRVIIQRGKLRSLDEQSRIFSLSVGPQATAIAEPEPDASPLLPPERP is encoded by the coding sequence ATGTCCACCCCTCCCCAAGAGCGCACCGGCCCCGGCCAGACTCGCGCCCCGATCCCGGTCGCCTACCCGCCCAGGGACCCCCGCCGCGCGCCAAGGCCGGCTCGCGAGGCCGCCGCGGCCTTCACGTCGCTTTCCGAGCCCGTCGCGCCGCTTTTCGCGAACCTCAGGTCGGTGGCGACCCTCAGGAGCTGGGGCGGCTCGGTCGGCCTGCATGCCGTGTTCCTGCTGCTCCTGGCGTTCTGGTACTTCTCGCCCCCGCTCCGACCGCCGATCGAGTTCGACTCCCGCATCGGCGGCTCGCCCGACGGCGTCGCCGAGGGGATGACGCTTTTGGGCGGCCTGCGGACCCCGGAGGACGAAATCGGGATGTCCGAGGCGACCCTGGCCCCGTCCCCCGAACCGCTTCTGGACCTGGCCCCCGTCGAGGTCGGCCGCATCGCCTTGAAAGGCCGGGGCGGTAAGCCGGCAGCCGGCGGCGGGGCTCCCAACGACAACCCCGGCGCGGGCGACGGCGAAGGGTTCGGCCTCGCCCGCTTCGGCGACGGCTCCGAGCGTATACGCGGAATCGAGGTCAAGGTCGGCGACCCCCAGTTCACCCTGATCTGGGACACCGACGTCGACCTCGACCTCCACATCATCGAGCCCGGCGGCAAGGAGATCTTCTGGGAGCAACGCAAGGGGGCCCAGGGGGGCGAACTCGACGTCGACAACACCAAGGGCTTCGGCCCCGAAAACATCTACTGGCTGGTCGCGCCCGCCGGGGCCGACTCGGCCAAGATTCGCGGCGACGGCCCGCCGGGAGTGTATCGCTGGTTCGTGGCTTATTATGGCGGATTCGGCGGCATATCCAAGCCGACGCAGTGGCAGGTGAGGATCAAGCATGCCGGCCGCGTCATCATCCAGCGCGGGAAGCTCCGGTCGCTCGACGAGCAGAGCCGGATCTTCTCCCTGTCGGTCGGCCCTCAGGCCACCGCAATCGCGGAACCGGAGCCGGATGCGAGTCCGCTCTTGCCCCCCGAGCGTCCCTGA
- a CDS encoding ABC transporter ATP-binding protein: protein MEASPSIELRGVEKEYRRDEFVVPVLQGLDLNVAEGEYLALMGPSGSGKTTLLNLVAGLDVATRGQVIVHGQDLGRLSESEITRWRADNVGFIFQTYNLIPVLTAAENVELPLLLTSLSRKRRRENVATALRVVGLEGREHHYPRQLSGGQEQRVAIARAIVTDPFLLVADEPTGDLDRNTADEILELLEQLNREFQKTIVMVTHDPLAARRAGRVLHLDKGRLVDDVINESPMSAAS from the coding sequence ATGGAAGCGTCCCCTTCGATCGAGCTGCGCGGAGTCGAGAAGGAGTACCGCCGCGACGAGTTCGTCGTCCCCGTCCTCCAGGGCCTGGACCTGAACGTCGCCGAGGGCGAGTATCTGGCGCTCATGGGCCCGTCAGGCTCGGGCAAGACCACCCTGTTGAACCTGGTCGCGGGCCTCGACGTCGCCACCCGGGGCCAGGTGATCGTCCACGGACAGGACCTGGGGCGGCTCTCGGAATCCGAGATCACCCGCTGGCGCGCCGACAACGTCGGCTTCATCTTCCAGACCTACAACCTCATCCCCGTGCTGACGGCGGCCGAGAACGTCGAGCTGCCGTTGCTGCTCACGAGCCTTTCGCGCAAGCGCCGCCGCGAGAACGTCGCCACCGCGCTCCGCGTTGTCGGCCTCGAAGGCCGCGAGCACCATTATCCCCGGCAGCTCTCCGGTGGCCAGGAACAGCGAGTGGCCATCGCTCGGGCGATCGTCACCGACCCCTTCCTGCTCGTCGCGGACGAGCCCACCGGCGACCTCGACCGCAACACGGCCGACGAGATCCTGGAACTCCTGGAGCAGCTCAACCGCGAGTTCCAGAAGACGATCGTCATGGTCACTCACGACCCGCTGGCGGCCCGCCGAGCCGGCCGGGTCCTCCACCTCGACAAGGGTCGTCTCGTGGACGACGTGATCAACGAATCCCCGATGTCGGCGGCCTCCTGA
- the larB gene encoding nickel pincer cofactor biosynthesis protein LarB: MIPRHLAQLFEALAAGEMTPEKAAQALESHQGFAEAGGFAHVDLHRRSRCGFPEVVFGLGKTGDQIEAILKTLIEHGQGCLVTRVDPRIADRLTAAFPGGAYNPVARTFRRPGPEAEEPKLGRVTVVTAGTSDLPVAEEARVTAEAWNCDVDLLADVGVAGIHRLLSRLDRLTDADALVVAAGMEGALPSVVGGLSSCPVIAVPTSIGYGASFQGLAALLGMLNSCSSNVVVVNIDAGFNGGYVAGLIAHRAGLARASAADTPS, from the coding sequence ATGATCCCACGCCACCTGGCGCAGCTGTTCGAGGCCCTCGCGGCCGGGGAGATGACGCCCGAGAAGGCTGCGCAGGCGCTCGAATCCCACCAGGGGTTCGCCGAGGCCGGCGGCTTCGCGCACGTCGACCTCCATCGCCGCAGCCGCTGCGGGTTCCCCGAGGTCGTCTTCGGGCTGGGCAAGACCGGCGACCAGATCGAGGCCATCCTGAAAACGCTCATCGAGCACGGTCAGGGCTGCCTGGTGACGCGCGTCGACCCCCGGATCGCCGACCGCCTCACGGCCGCGTTCCCCGGCGGAGCGTACAACCCGGTGGCGCGGACGTTCCGCAGGCCGGGGCCCGAGGCGGAAGAGCCCAAGCTCGGCCGGGTGACGGTCGTGACGGCCGGCACCAGCGACCTCCCCGTCGCCGAGGAGGCCCGCGTCACCGCCGAGGCCTGGAACTGCGACGTCGACCTGCTCGCCGACGTGGGCGTCGCGGGGATCCATCGCCTGCTCAGCCGGCTCGACCGCCTGACCGACGCCGACGCCCTCGTCGTCGCGGCCGGGATGGAAGGCGCCCTGCCCAGCGTGGTGGGCGGCCTCAGCTCCTGCCCGGTGATCGCCGTGCCGACCAGCATCGGCTACGGGGCCAGCTTCCAGGGCCTCGCGGCGCTCCTCGGCATGCTCAACAGTTGCTCGTCGAATGTCGTCGTCGTGAACATCGACGCCGGCTTCAACGGCGGATACGTCGCCGGACTGATCGCCCACCGGGCCGGTCTGGCCCGCGCGTCGGCCGCCGACACCCCTTCCTAA
- a CDS encoding efflux RND transporter periplasmic adaptor subunit has protein sequence MASNLRDELASLRIERTKSARPTPERRPVAASSPATHPTSSHGSLSDYKRRRGFGLRLVSMLLWLIPLGVVSVAGAVAYRQYDQMRSKPEVTVGIVQKMTLGEAEKLLSSKGYLKSRSQAMIGTKIAGRVEEMRVRERVTVKKGEILAVIEHHDMDAMLLQRKAGLARAEAELEEAKVEVWDKERQEKRLAKLFDKHMTPQEDYDKAVAARRSAEARVAATAAAIQVTRSNIDEIEATIHHQMFLYAPFDGTVVEKQGEVGEIISPMAMSSSLGRSAVVTIADLSQMDVEADIPEEQMYRVAEGQPAEISVTAVPTKRYRGRLRQITPMGDRTRATVKVKVEILDPDDKLFPELAATVHFLPDKKAAESDANLAFLYVPSEAVFQEDGRDWVWVFDRNSRVARRKIEVANSNKGSTRVESGLEADDKVVLNPPRGLRDGELVREASR, from the coding sequence ATGGCGAGCAACTTGCGCGACGAGCTGGCGTCGCTCCGCATCGAGAGGACGAAATCGGCTCGTCCGACCCCAGAGCGCCGCCCGGTCGCCGCGTCCTCCCCGGCGACCCACCCGACCTCGTCGCACGGCTCGTTGAGCGACTACAAGCGGCGCCGCGGCTTCGGGCTCCGACTCGTCTCGATGCTGCTCTGGCTGATCCCGCTGGGCGTCGTGAGCGTCGCCGGCGCGGTGGCCTATCGCCAGTACGACCAGATGCGCTCGAAGCCCGAGGTCACCGTCGGCATCGTCCAGAAGATGACGCTGGGCGAGGCCGAGAAGCTGCTCAGCTCGAAGGGCTACCTGAAGTCGCGTTCCCAGGCGATGATCGGCACCAAGATCGCCGGCCGGGTCGAGGAGATGCGGGTCCGCGAGCGGGTGACGGTCAAGAAGGGCGAGATCCTCGCGGTCATCGAGCACCACGACATGGACGCCATGCTCCTCCAGCGCAAGGCCGGCCTCGCCCGGGCCGAGGCCGAGCTGGAGGAGGCCAAGGTCGAGGTCTGGGACAAGGAACGCCAGGAAAAGCGGCTGGCGAAGCTGTTCGACAAGCACATGACGCCCCAGGAGGACTACGATAAGGCCGTCGCCGCCCGTCGCTCCGCCGAGGCGCGGGTCGCGGCCACCGCGGCGGCGATCCAGGTCACGAGGTCGAACATCGACGAGATCGAGGCCACGATCCACCATCAGATGTTCCTCTACGCCCCGTTCGACGGCACGGTCGTCGAGAAGCAGGGCGAGGTGGGCGAGATCATCAGCCCGATGGCCATGAGTTCGTCGCTGGGCCGCTCGGCGGTCGTGACGATCGCCGACCTGTCCCAGATGGACGTCGAGGCCGACATCCCCGAAGAGCAGATGTACCGTGTGGCCGAGGGCCAGCCCGCCGAGATCTCCGTGACCGCCGTGCCGACCAAGCGGTATCGCGGCCGGCTCCGCCAGATCACGCCGATGGGCGACCGCACCCGGGCCACGGTCAAGGTGAAGGTCGAGATCCTCGACCCGGACGACAAGCTCTTCCCGGAGCTGGCCGCGACGGTCCACTTCCTCCCCGACAAGAAGGCCGCCGAGTCCGACGCCAACCTGGCGTTCCTCTACGTTCCGAGCGAGGCCGTGTTCCAGGAGGACGGCCGCGACTGGGTCTGGGTGTTCGACCGCAATTCCCGGGTCGCCCGCCGCAAGATCGAGGTCGCCAACTCGAATAAAGGCTCGACCCGCGTCGAGTCCGGGCTGGAGGCGGACGACAAGGTCGTTTTGAACCCCCCGCGCGGGCTCCGCGACGGCGAGCTGGTGCGCGAGGCCAGCCGCTGA
- a CDS encoding RNA recognition motif domain-containing protein has translation MGKKLYVGNLSYRVNSSDLEQLFSQFGTVESAEVISDRETGRSKGFGFVEMSSDAEAQAAIDGLHDHESDGRRLTVNEARPREPRSGGGGGGYGGGGGRGGYGGGGGGYGGGGGGYGGGGGGRGGRGGYDRGDRY, from the coding sequence GTGGGCAAGAAACTGTATGTCGGGAATCTCTCGTACCGCGTGAACAGCTCCGACCTGGAGCAGTTGTTCTCGCAGTTCGGCACCGTGGAGAGCGCGGAGGTCATCTCCGATCGCGAGACCGGCCGCAGCAAGGGGTTCGGTTTCGTCGAGATGAGCTCGGACGCCGAGGCGCAGGCCGCCATCGACGGCCTGCACGATCACGAGTCGGACGGTCGGCGTCTGACCGTCAACGAGGCGCGTCCTCGTGAGCCCCGCTCCGGCGGCGGCGGTGGCGGCTATGGCGGCGGCGGTGGTCGCGGCGGCTACGGCGGCGGCGGTGGCGGCTATGGCGGCGGTGGCGGCGGCTACGGCGGCGGCGGCGGTGGTCGCGGCGGCCGGGGCGGTTACGACCGTGGCGATCGTTATTGA
- a CDS encoding ABC transporter permease, producing the protein MKYLTYILRNARRNPVRTGLTVASTAICLFLMMILLSFFAMNEEATKASRAYNRIIVMNANGFAGMVPVARVRQVAAMDGVAAATAFSWYGGKYQNERALFAQFAADADSVFDVLDEFKVPPDQLADFKANKDGAVIGRKLAQDLKLKVGDSLPLQGDIYPVDLKLNVRGIYDGSSRSDLRMCIFHYEYLDELLKQVSMASSGGSLATSSSQRSGNAGMVFVKCKAADSTAPLCRKIDDEYRSTEFPTRTQTEEAFGQMFSEMLGDLKDTIYWIGGAVVISLLFVAGNAMAMAMRERTTEVAVLKAIGFTKGLVLLLVLSEAVLVAGFGGALGSLGCKALCEAVDMSQFTGGMLPFFYVPWNTALIGLGVSFFVGLASGLAPAALAANASVIDGLRKVV; encoded by the coding sequence ATGAAATACCTGACCTACATCCTGCGGAACGCCCGCCGCAACCCGGTACGCACCGGGTTGACGGTGGCGTCGACGGCCATCTGCCTTTTCCTGATGATGATCCTCCTGTCGTTCTTCGCCATGAACGAGGAGGCGACGAAGGCCAGCCGGGCCTACAACCGGATCATCGTCATGAACGCCAACGGCTTCGCCGGCATGGTCCCCGTGGCGCGCGTGCGCCAGGTCGCCGCCATGGACGGCGTGGCCGCGGCCACGGCGTTCTCGTGGTACGGCGGCAAATATCAGAACGAAAGGGCGCTCTTCGCCCAGTTCGCCGCCGACGCCGACTCGGTCTTCGACGTGCTCGACGAGTTCAAGGTCCCCCCGGACCAGCTAGCCGACTTCAAGGCCAACAAGGACGGCGCGGTGATCGGCCGCAAGCTCGCCCAGGACCTCAAGCTCAAGGTCGGCGACTCGCTGCCGCTCCAGGGCGACATCTACCCGGTCGACCTGAAGCTCAACGTCCGCGGCATCTACGACGGCTCCTCCCGATCCGACCTGCGGATGTGCATCTTCCACTACGAGTACCTCGACGAGCTGCTGAAGCAGGTCTCGATGGCCTCGTCCGGCGGCTCGCTGGCGACCTCGTCGTCGCAGCGCTCGGGCAACGCCGGCATGGTCTTCGTGAAGTGCAAGGCGGCCGACTCGACCGCGCCGCTCTGCCGGAAGATCGACGACGAATACCGGAGCACCGAATTCCCCACCCGCACCCAGACGGAGGAAGCGTTCGGCCAGATGTTCTCCGAGATGCTGGGCGACCTCAAGGACACGATCTACTGGATCGGCGGGGCCGTCGTGATCTCGCTGCTCTTCGTCGCGGGCAACGCGATGGCCATGGCGATGCGCGAGCGGACGACCGAGGTGGCGGTCCTGAAGGCGATCGGCTTCACCAAGGGGCTCGTGCTGCTCCTCGTCCTGTCCGAGGCGGTGCTCGTCGCCGGCTTCGGCGGCGCGCTCGGCTCGCTCGGCTGCAAGGCGCTCTGCGAGGCCGTCGACATGTCGCAGTTCACGGGCGGGATGCTCCCGTTCTTCTACGTCCCCTGGAACACCGCGCTGATCGGGCTGGGCGTGTCGTTCTTCGTCGGCCTCGCCAGCGGGCTGGCCCCCGCCGCTCTCGCCGCCAACGCGTCCGTGATCGACGGTCTCCGAAAGGTCGTGTGA